The genomic window GTTTTCTGGGAACTGACACAGAGCTGGCAGCATAAAGGATCCCACAGTATGAATCCATGATTCACAGAGAACATGAGGGCTGTTCACCCTTTTTGTACGGTGTGAGGTTGGGACTGCCTCATCTTAAGAGCATTATGGCTTTTCATTTATAGTCGTCATAGCTATAGGCGTACCGTACGACAGGGCATACGTTATCTGCGCTATTGCACAACCAGGGCTGAGAACCTTCGTGTCAATGTAGCAACTTATGAAACGGGGAAAAAAGAGCAGAGAACGAGTGTAGATAGATTCTGTAGACAGACGGATACAGACAGAGCAACCCTCacaaaaattaaatgtttgcggcatatttgcagcaaacttgtgggtgatttgtgaggaacaaatgagttcactagaaaatatcGCTAGAAGTTTGCCAGTGTTTGGCCGCTAGAGGCAAACTTCCCAGGAAAGTTTTGGCAACAATGACAGTACCTAAAGTTTTGGCAACAAGGACAGTACCTAAATCCAAGCTCCTGCATTCTACGCCGTACTGTCCTCTCCGACGAATTGAGCAGGCTCGCGATTTTTGTTGCGGTCATTCCTAACTGCACATAGGCTGTAATTGTCTCGGCAGGGATATCCTGCCTGGGCCGGCCTCGTGTGATACAAGGGGACTCTAGGGCCACTACGGCCTCGTCTTGGACCGATCTGGCTGCCATCTTGCCGTCAACCAACAGCGTTTATTGATGTAAAGCTAAATCATGATCATGGTAGGCGCATTTAATTTGTCGTCACCAGAGCACCACCCACATACATCTCATTAACAATGCAGCTCATTTGCATGTTGTGAActtgaaaataaaaatgaaaatcgagaaatggaaaataaatcgcAAGCAGGTGtcagttttcattttatttatcattttGGCATACATTGTGCGCATTGTCAGGAAAAGGCAAAGTCAAAGTGaagtttgcattttcattttccaactaacattttcatttttggcaGTAATATACCAGGATggtaatgaaaatgaaatgacaaatagacgttttcaatttatttttatttttgtcacaAATGTATCGTGTTTATCAGGAAAATTAAAAGCCAAATGtatatatttaattttatttttaaatttggcAGGATAATTGCACTGACACTTTGAAAATTAAATGGCAAAACgagtttttcattttaatttcactgttttcattttaattgtATTAATGGCAGGAAAACCCCCCCATACaccaataatggcaaacttccagtgaacttctggtAACAAACCTaatttgctgcaacattgcCAAAAGTTTGTGAGAAAAGCACAAACTGTTTGTGAGAAAGCAACTGTTTGTGAGAAACCTGCATTtctgagaaaaaagagagacagagacagagagagagaaagagagatagctGTGCCAGCCTGAGGTGGTGGAGAAACAGGTTTCAGTGGTATCAGCAGCCAGAAAAAGGACTgggtctcactcacacacacacacacgcacacacacacacacacacacacacacacacacacacacatgcacacaagcacacgcacagactGGGTCTCTGCTACAGGCgatgggctcacacacacaacacagcctcagaggatgggagagggagagtcagtcagtcaggcaATAAAAGAGCCTACAGCTAGCGCATCGCTACAGCTAGCGCATCGCTAATCCATGTTTGGCAGTTGGTGTTTACCACACTACTGGCTCATGAACTACATTATTtaatagagagaagagaaggcagAGTTCAAAGCAAAAGTGAGTGAtagaggaaaaataaaaaagacagagtggggggttggggttaaAGACTAGGGGTGTACCTGCTAATCTATGTTAGCAGCATGTGTCTAACCACACTCTACTGTTAAGGCTAACAGTAACCTTTTTTCTCTTTAGGCAGGGTTATTATCAGGGATGCTGTGTGCAATAGGCCTACCGCTGCCTCATGAACTCGACTCACGGACCCTCCATCCCACCTTTATTACCAGAAAGACCTagaggaatcttatagtattttgggacacaATAATGTTATCGGAATACTAGAGATAtaataggaatcttatagtattttgggacacaTGATAACATTATCGGAATACTACAGAtattataggaatcttatagtatttcgAAATAGACAGAAAGGATATTCTAGAGGTATTACGGAACATCACAGAAGTACTACACTCTACCATAGAACTACTATAGAAATTGCACTGCTAGCTCTTTTTTCGTAAGGGCagtcatttggacaactttccATCTACCTGAACATCCCATCTACACTGTCCATTCATCAAACGGCTTATGTCTACAGGATATGGGATTACCCTAGAACTAACTTCTCGCCAATCCATGGGCAACTGCCTAATGACCACTGATATGATGATAATGATAGATGATGACTGCCTAATGATCCACAACTGCCTAATGACCTAGATTtactgagagagtgagaagaactaagaaaagagagagagtaaagcgacagagagagaaaaaaaggtgaAGAAGACACAGGAGTCTACCCCACAGCTAGACTCATGTAACCACTGGTGATTGGTAGGGGATTAGATGGAATGAAAGGATTGAGTCATCGATGCCCTGAACAACAGAACAGATAGATCATGTCACAGTGACAAAGAGTTGAGATGACGGGTGAGCGTCTGATCTGGATCTGTAGCTTTGTAATCAGCCAGCTACACAGGCCTAGAGGGGATAACAAGACGAGCGGGGCACATCACACAAGAGAAAGGCACGGGGCAGGGGTGGGGTGGCTGCAGGCGCAGGTGcaggatggaggggggggggtaaagggcCCTTGGGTGACAAACAGGTTACAGGGTTCCTCCGTTGCATGAATCAAACAGCCCATCCATCCACCCTTCTAACCttgttacatatatatatatatatatatatatatatatatatatcttgacATACTGGCTGTCTGTAGTCATGTCTGTAGTCATGTCCAAAcagcatgcatgtatgtatgcatgtatatgtgtgtccgtatatgtatatatgtatttctaaaacggatagttccggtccttgaatatgattggctgaatcgcgtttgatgctgttgtaaaatccagcacaaacatacaccatgatcgcatttcgttctatactACTGCGCTACTACAACTTCATAGAAAAGTTAGAGTGGCTGatctcgacgttgcttggcaaccatacagatagaggaaatatactTATTGGCGGACGAATGATTATCTGTGAATAAATAATTTTATTTCTCGTTGTTGTGCCTTTATTTCATGaaatcttgccagatatgcATGTATGTGGTAAACATTTTAGAACACTGGAGTCCATAGGTTACACCGATTTTAGAACACCTAAGGGGGCTGTAGCCGTTCTCCCAGTCTTTACCACCGAGtctgtaggttacactgattttagaacacCTAAGGGTTTTAGGTCCAATTGCGCGTCGAGCCTAACAATGGCCCTTAGCTGTTATAAAATCAGTGTAAACTACGGCCTCTCAGGGCTTAATGCTACCGGTACACTACACTACAGGTACAAGTACACTACCGGTAAAAAGCTTGGGGTCCCCTAGAAAATtctattccactccattatagacagaataccagctgtgATTAGttgcactgttttttttttttttttttaaatcagggcagcagttttgtttgttttgtttacagttATGTAGCACTCTGCTatcctggaaatccagagttctcgcgagattACCAGGGTcgggattttccaggctaacaCTCTGCACTGTGGACCAAACAAAATATGAAGAGAAGTTACCAGTTTTTTTCTTGGCAGGGCTCTTGGTGATGACGGCATTGTTGTCCTGACTCTTGTTGGCGCGGTGcttgtgctgttgttgtttgtgttgttgttgttgttgtttttgttgttgttgtttctgtTGTTTACTGGTGGACGGCTTCTGCCGGAGCACCTTGTCCAGGTCGGACATGATCTTCAGCTGGTGACGTCGCTCGTACTCCTCCCGCGTGAAGTCGCCCCGCCTCTGGGGAGTGGACGGGGGTGTGGCCTGTGACCGCTGGACAGGGGGCGGGGCAAAGAAAGAGGAAGTGGGGAGGGACTGGGAGAGGCGGAGCTCGTCTGCAGACGACGCCCGACTGTGGGCGGAACAGGGGGGAAAAGGAAGGGGGGGAAAATATGAAGAAGGGTGATAAGAAACTACCAAAGATAaagaagttaaaaaaaaactaccAAAAGCAATTCATCACTTATCTAATAAAAATCTAATTATGACAGCAAACTTCATTATAAAACATAGACTCATTCAAGTCAATGGGGATTCTAATCACATTCTGATGAGTCATATAATAAATGCAACTAAAATGTAAAGAAAATTATATCAAACATGAAACAGGGATACAAAACACGTATCTGTTACTGTGATTTCTCGCCTATTAACAGAGGTTTACACATTGACTTTGCCAAATTTATTCAGATTGGAAGGTTAACACATGGGGGCATAGTGGTCTAAGGGGTTAGGCTGTCAATTGTAAGATTGCTGGTTTGAGTCCCAGATGATGCAAGGTACGTCATCTGCATAGTCTCAGTCCACccagctgtaaaatgtaacttaagtatagtataagtatatatactcttttgatcccgtgagggaaatttggtctctgcatttatcccaatccgtgaattagtgtaacacacacagcacacagtgaacacacagtgaggtgaagcacacactaatcctggcgcagtgaccagtaggccacggctgccccaagtatACACCGTATACACCGTATACACCTAAGTATACACcgtcaaataaataaacaaaaacaaaagcaacGTTGGCCTAGAAACACTGCAGACATGTCTGTGGAAATGCCTCTTTACTCTTGCATGTGATTCATGTTTATTTTCCTAACTTATTTACGAGAGCCCCGTTTTCACAAGGAgataatacagtttttctcaattgtttacacacaattACTGGTACTTGAGACACAATGACCACAACATGTAACTCGTGCACCAACGCCCTGAACCAATTCTGCTAAACTACAAGCACAATTCCTGCTTTACACTCAAACTGCAGTTCTAAAGCACACCTTTttcaaaacactacacacaatgtTCATTTTCCTAACTTATTTATGAGGGCCCCGTTTTCATAAGGAGATAATAATACTCTGACAGTTGACCTAGTTCTTCTCAGTGAGTATCTGCTATGCATCCACCAACAACGCCTTTAGCCTCAACACGTAATCTACTGAGGGCTTGCACACCACAAGGAATGTGTTAAGGTTACTGAAGCATGAATATGGCAGCCCTGAATTAGCAAACAcgttttatcacacacacacaaacacaaacacacacacacacacacacacacacacacacacacacacacacaaggaatgtGTTAAGGTTACTGAAGCGTGAATATGGCAGCCCTGAATTAGCAAACACGTtttatcacacaaacacaaacacacacacacacacacacacacacacacacacacacaaggaatgtGCTGAGGTTTCTGAAGCGTGAATATGGCAGCCCTGAATTAGCAAACACGTTTTATCACAATAAATATGATCAGGTTAATTGGAGTGTGAAAAGAACATGAGCTATTCAGTTTTGTGTTTCAATCTATGTaagtgtgtttttatgtttctGTTGTACATGCACGCGGTAacaggtgtatgtgtggtgttggtgcatgcatgcgtgtgtgtgtgtgtgtgtgcgtgagtgtgtgtgtgggtgtgtgcgtatgtgtgagagtgtgtgtatatgcgccTATGTACCTGTGGACACACAtctatgtgtgtttacatgtgtacacggtagtatttgtgtgtgtgtcagtgtgtatgtctgtgcatgagtatgtatgtatgaatgcacCTGCAGATGAATGTGCATCCATGcatctttgtatgtgtgcactgaatgtgcttatgtgtgtgtatgatgtcatgcatgcctgctgtgtgtgtgtgtgtgtgtgtgtgtgtgtgtgtgtttgtgtatgcttatgtgtgtgtgtgtgtgtgtgtgcgcgcgtgtttgAGTGCGTTggtgtgtgcctatgtgcatgcttctgtgagtgtgtgtgggtgtgtgtgtgggtgtgtgtgtgtgtgtgtgagtgtgtatgtgtgtgagtgtgtgtgagtgtgcgtgtgcatgtgcgtgtgtgagtgtgtgtgagtgtgcgtgtgtgtgtgtgcatgtatgtgtgtgagtgtgtgtgagtgtgtgtgcatgtgcgtgtgtgagtgtgtgtgtgtgtgtgtgcgtgtgcgtgtgcgtgtgtgagtgtgtgtgtgtgtgtgtgagaaggatacctgttctctctctcctgctcctggcggcgtctcctcatctcctcgGCTCTCCTCTGTTGTCTCTCCAGAAGAGCTGCTTTCCTCTGGGCCATCTCCTCCTCCGACAGGCcctcctcctacacacacacacacacacacacacacacacacaaacacacacacaaacacacatgcatacacgcacacgcacatgcatacacgcacacgcacatgcataaacacagatacacacataacacaaacacactcttagAAAGAGATCTGAAGTACATGCACATCTGCAATACGTATTTATGTAAagtccatgcacacacagtatcATTTAACATACTCAATCCAATTCTGACTGTAGTGATGATACATTGACCATATTACGTGTCTGATGATTATTGAATATAGAGGATGTTATGTATATAATAGACAATTGTTATATAGATGatgttatgttatatgtatATTAAAGATGATTGTTATATAGATGATGTTGTGTTATATATATTATAGATGATTGTTATTCTTATGTTATATAACATAATCTGTGCCCCTACTGGCTCTACCACTCTTACATTCTCATCTGCAGATGCCCTCAGGTGAAACAGGTGCACTATGAGAACAGATTGTAccatgactgacacacacacacacacacgcacacacatgcaaacacacacatgcacacacatacacacgcacacacacacacacacgtacgtacgcacacacacacacatacacacacacatgtacgcacacacacacacgtacgtacgcacacacacacacacacgtaagcacacacacacagacacacacgcacacttactctctttttctttctttctatttctctctcatgtacgcacacacatacactctctctcaaacacacatctgCTCCACAAATTTCTgtgccacacacatgcacatacacagatgtgaacactctgtctctctgcctcaccctgAAGAAGAACCCGACGCCTCCTTTGGTGTCTGACTCTGTCTGGTCACTCATGGAGTCGGACGAGAAGATCTCCGGCCCCAGCTCCTGATCCGTCTCCTCGCCGCCCCCTAGTGGCCCCTGCAGGGACGACAGCGCCTCCTCCAGCAGCTGCTCActatcctcccctcctccttctcctcctccttctccctctgtctccacctccacctctccgTCTGTCAGGCCGCCACTGATCATGAGGTCGCTGTCAAAGGAGCACTCGGACGGGGCCCCCGAGCTGCTGCCTCCCCCTACACTGCTCCCGCCGGCCACCGACCCTGGAGGTCTCGGGAAAGCAGCTCCGGTAGCAATAGCgctagcattagcattagcattagcaatAGCAATAGCGCTAGCATTAGCGCTAGCGTTAGCATTAGCGGTTGCTAAAGCTTGAGCAGCGGTAATGGTAGccggaggagcaggaggaggacccACGTCGAGCTCCAGGCTGAACATGGCCACGTGCTCGTCGCTCGAGCCCGACTCGGAGGTGCTTTCTTCGGGCTTGAGCGCATGGGAAGGTCCCTTGTGCGTGGGGGTCTGAGGCGTGGGGGTCTGCGGCCCGCCGAAGCGGAGCGAGGACGACGTCTGCACCTGGCACTTGCTGGGCGAGACGCGGCGCAGGTGCGGGAGCGTGTCGACGCTCTGCGGTGTCGTCAGGACACGGGCCAGCGGCGGGAAGCGTAGGTCGGAAGGACGCGCGGGCGCCCTCTGCCGACGGGGACTCTTGGGGACAGAGGACGAGGGGCTCTTGGGGACAGTGGACGAGGGGCTCTTGGGGACAGTGGACGAGGGGCTCTTGGGAGTCTTCCGGCCAGCGGAGGCAGAGCCGGTGGCGGTCGCCTGAGGGGACTTGGGCGCGGCACTGGGCAGAGCTTGGTGGTTGTGGGCGGACCGCGAGGGCGAGGACGGGGACATATCACGAGTGGACTCTCGAGACAGGCGAGGGACAGAGGCCGATGCCGATGCCGAGGCCGAGCCTTTGGGGCTGGCCGGTATGACCCAGGCCTTGCTAGGGGGCGGAGTCTTCCTGAAGGGAGTGGTCTTGGTGGGCGTGGTCTTCTTGGCCCCGCCCATGAGCTTCTGCTGTTGCTCCGTCAGCTTCTGCATGTCCTTTTGTAGCGCCTGCAGGGCGGAGCTCAGCTTGGTCACCGCGTCGTCGTATTGGCTCAGGGGTGCGGCCCCGCTCTCCTGCCCCTTCCTGGTCTCCACGGAGAAGGTCACCTGCTTCTCCAGCTTGGGTGCCGCCGCCCCACTGGGCGCCTTGCCGCTCCCActtcccacctcctcctctgtcgccttctctcctccttccctctctttctccttctcctctttcgCCGTCTCTTTGTCTtcatccttctccttctcctcctcgcgCTGCAGTTCCTCCTCCATGCGCGAGAGGCGCTCCTCCAGACTCATCGAAtccacttctcctcctcctcctcctcctcctccacctttctctcccccctctccctccccctgctCCCTCTTGAGCTGCAGGAAGGCCGTCTTGCCCAGGCGCTGGCGGTGGCGTGTGAAGATGGCCTCGATGCGCCTCTTCTGGGACTCGATGGCACGCCGCTTCTCCTCCAGCCGAGAGGCCAGCTCCCAGGCCTCCGCCTGCCCGGCGGGGCTGCTCACGCTCGGGCTGTCCTCGTCGCCgccatcctctcctcttcctcctcctcctcctcctcctctggggGCGGGGCGTCTGGGTGAGGAGGTCCCGGTCCCTTCGCGCTCGTCAGGCGTGGGCGCAGGCTCCGACGGAGTCATGGGCGACTCGGGCTGCCTCCGACGGCGCTCCGCGAAGCTGGTCATCGTGCGCGCCTTGCCTGGGGTGACGGGTGGCGAGGCGTTGTTGTGGCTTCCCGTTGTGGTCGAGGCTGCCGTCACCGTGACGACGACAGGAGGGGCGGTGCCTTCCGAGGGGGAGTCCACGCCCACCACCGGCCGGCGCAGCAGCATCGAGCGAGACGGGGCGGAGCAGCTGAGCCTCGACCCGCCCTTCATCTTCCCATTGCCCCTCCCACTTCCAGGCGCCTCCTCCTCGCTCCCCGGGTCGTCCTCGCCGGGCGAGTGCAGGTAGAAGCCCGCTGGCGCCCCCTCTGGCCTCTGCCGGACAGCCACACCGCCGTTGGGCGCGTGGATGATGTGCAGGGCCTCCTCGATGGTGGGCAGCTCTCCCATTTGTGCAGGGGGGATCATGTGACTCAGGTCCTCGGGCGGAGTGTAAGGGTGGTGGTGTGTCATCGCCGTGGACACGGCGGTCAGGCTGTCGGTGCTGACGGAGCGGAAGAGCGGGTTGCCCATGACGACGTCCACGTCACTGTCCAGAGGGAAAGGGATACTGAAGGCTACCGCCGAGAGAGGGCGACTGACatggagagacggagagagagagagagagagagagagagagagagagagagagagagagaaaggagatagagagagagagatgtggagagagaaagaggagagaagagagagacgtggatagagagagaagagaagaaaacaagagggagaaacaaaaagagagagaatgtgtagagaatcatggagagagagagagagagagagagagagagagagagagatggggatgtcaacaaaaaataaaagcagCAGTGAATAAGGGTGACTTGTATGCATTTAAAGGTGGTCAGGGGTTTGTATTTGTTCTCAAAATGGAGCCGGTTTTGAACTCAACCGCCAACCCAAAGCTTTTAGATAGTCTGTCTCTTTTCTTGCTATGCTATCTCTCTCCATGTAAAGGCAGTTAATTGTATAAGGTTTATGGTCTCCTAATGTCTCTTTGTAATTTGCTTTGCTTAAACGTGtcagctaaataaataaatgtgaatgcCGTATTAAGCCTGCTGAGGAAATCAGACTGTCAGCAACTTGGTCagcagtgtctgtgtctgactgtgtgtgtgtgtgtgtgtgtgtgtgtgtgtgtgtgtgtgtgtgcgttttcaaATGTTACAACAAAAGGAGCTAAATAAGTGATTCCACCTTTAACTGAGAAGCAAGCGTTTTAAAGGTGCAATTTTCAGGGGTTTTTTTTGTCAAGAAACCATAAAACACAATGCCCAATACAAATATTCTGCTGGATTCTATGCATGTTGTTCCTCCATCCCGGAGTTGAAATTATATTATCAATCATATTCTGCCTGACTCAAAATAATGCAGAGAACACACTGGAAGAGTGTGTAAAGTCATATTTCAACATAAGTCTTCATCAGTTTCCATCAGTTACAACTGAAGGCATTTTCATAGATAATCATAGATCATAGATATTGTATCTGTCCATATTAAAATCTGAAAACTGCACCTTTAACAGAAGTAAAGCCAGAATCAATGCAGGTGTATGACATATTTACCTGAGTTGCTTTTTTGTCCAGCCTTTCCCTTCTGCACAGACAAAACATAGTTGATTGATAAAATATGACATAACAGATTGTAATCTGATATATGACATGACATGGCGTAATGTAACATAACatacatagcatagcatagcataactTAACATATGTAATGTAACTTAACATATTTAATGTAACATAATGTAACATAGCAACATactataacataacataacataacataacataacataacataacataacataacgtAATATCAAAcaaatttgttacattatataGAGAAATTTCAGCTTTCTCACCTGATCAAAACTACATATCCCAGAAACCTTTGAGCTTTCTCACTTTATCAAAACTACATATCCCAGAAACCTTTCAGCTCTCACCTGATCCTCCTGCTGGGGACACTGGAGAGGTGATGGGCAGAAAGGGCTGCTTGAAGATGAATGACGGAGAGCCACTATAGCAGACAAATGGGAAACCTTTAAAAACTACAACTCAACAACAGGGACcaaaactgcaccaaattgatCAAACTCAAAAAAGGGGGGATTTTTTTGTGATACATGAATTTAATTCTCATGGGCCTAATTTAAATGCTAGGGGAAAGTGCAAAGTTAGTCAATGAGTCAAGTTCTCGTGCATGAACTAACGCCGCCATGTGGAGCGAGACAGCTTTTAGCTGACCCACCACTGTGTGTACTAAAGATCTTTCTCATGGTAgatagattttgcattttgcatcATTATTACGGTAAGCAAGCTTTAGTGAGACGCTAGACTTTGCAATCTCTCCAGCATTTAAATTAGGACCTTTATGTGTTCTGATACCTACACCATGTACACCATGTGCTCTATAGGGGACTCGTTTGTGCCTTATGTGTTCTGATACCTACACCATGTACACCATGTGATCTATGGGGGGACTTGTGTGTGCCTTATGTGTTCTGATACATACACCATGTACACCATGTGCTCTATAGGGGACTCATGTGTGTCTATGGGAGGTACACATATCTAAACAGTGGCGTATATTACCTGTTTGAGGTACAAGCAGCTAAACAGTGCCGTATATTACCTGTTTGAGGTACACGCATCTAAACAGTGGCGTATATTACCTGTTTGAGGTACACATATCTAAACAGTGGCGTATATTACCTGTTTGAGGTACACGCATCTAAACAGTGGCGTATATTACCTGTTACTGTTCCCATTCATTGGGCTTGTACAGCCATCTAGACCTGAGGCATCTGAGGGGACAACAAGATGTTGAAGTCATTCatatataaagtgtgtgtgtgtgtgtgtgtgtgtgtgtgtgtgtgtgtgtgtgtgtgtgtgtgtgtgtgtgtgtgtgtgtgtgtgtgtgtgtgtgtgtgtgtgtgtgtgtgagtatatatgACGAGTTTGGTTCAAAAacactatatctccattttaaaaaacattaataaatcatgttatttaattgtgtatttcaggtaatttCATAAAAATTGTTATTTCATATATTtcagagtatgtgtttgtgtctctttttccgtgtgtgtgtgtgggtgaatatATCATACCTGTGAGGTCCAAGGTCAGTAATGGTTGGACGATGTCTGGTTTCTGCACCTCAAACCATTTCAAAAGCTCAGCcatgaagcacatgatgttCAGCTGCCAACAAAAACATCATCACAACTCCACTTCACTGTGTCTGtaaagagtgtgtatgtgtgtgtgtgtgtgtgtgtgtgtgtgtgtgtgtggtatgtgtgtgtgtgtgtgtctatgtatgtgtgtgtgtgtgtgtgtgtgtgtgtgtgtgagtgagtgagtgagtgagtgagtgagtgagtgtgtgtgtgtgtgtgtgtgtggtgtgtgtgtggtgtgtgtgtgtgtgtgtgtgagtgagtgccttGTACCTTTAGTGTTGGTGGGGTGTAGAGTAGGTCCTCCAACACCAGGGGGCAGCATCCTTTCAGCCAGCGCTCACAGAAGTCCCTGATGAGCTGCAGGTTGTACAGACTGTCCGCCACCGACATGGTGTCCCTCAGGCACACgtctacacagacacagacaggggGGATGAGAACATGGGACAGAATTTTttgagtgtctgagtgtgtgtgtgtgtgtgtgtatgagtgtgtgtgtttgaacatgtttagtttatttttattttcgtATGTtgaagtatgtgtgtttgcgtgcgtgcgtgcgtgtgtgtctttgtgcatgtgtgtgtgtgtgtgtgtttgagtgtgtgtgtgaacatgtttagttgtgtatttgtgtttcgtatgttgaagtgtgtgtatgtgtatcttcgtgtgtgcgtgcgattgagtgtgtgtctcttcgtgtgtgtgtgtgtgtgtgtgtgtgtgtttgagtgtgcaaACCTTCCAGTCGGAGCAGCGTTGGACAGTAGAAGTGCAGCACGGCGGCGATTGCACAGCCATTAGACAGATCCTTCATCTCCGACACAAACGGAAACGTAGGAGTTTGTTTGGACTGCACCTTATCCTTCCTGTAGCGAatctgagagagtgagagagaaagacagagagatagagagacagagagacacagagag from Alosa sapidissima isolate fAloSap1 chromosome 9, fAloSap1.pri, whole genome shotgun sequence includes these protein-coding regions:
- the LOC121718039 gene encoding calmodulin-regulated spectrin-associated protein 3 isoform X2, which gives rise to MVDTNATRKTSAVPEITPLDRYDFGRAKIHASVRWLLVKAYGSGEGVPADLREPLSHDATTTTTTKHKQPPQPQQQDQALKPAVARLLLSCELYRRAYASVQQGAPTAQGPKDHEGLLQALAKRGLEAAVSEGELACQPIKVGAHLAVIDAMMTLAAMETVGGVKMAKEVEQFGGGPTWENALLFWVNKLIQKLRESTDTEEVPKPQPTCTDLQPVQPSHAIAFCLKESGNKPPVIRYRKDKVQSKQTPTFPFVSEMKDLSNGCAIAAVLHFYCPTLLRLEDVCLRDTMSVADSLYNLQLIRDFCERWLKGCCPLVLEDLLYTPPTLKLNIMCFMAELLKWFEVQKPDIVQPLLTLDLTDASGLDGCTSPMNGNSNSGSPSFIFKQPFLPITSPVSPAGGSEGKGWTKKQLSRPLSAVAFSIPFPLDSDVDVVMGNPLFRSVSTDSLTAVSTAMTHHHPYTPPEDLSHMIPPAQMGELPTIEEALHIIHAPNGGVAVRQRPEGAPAGFYLHSPGEDDPGSEEEAPGSGRGNGKMKGGSRLSCSAPSRSMLLRRPVVGVDSPSEGTAPPVVVTVTAASTTTGSHNNASPPVTPGKARTMTSFAERRRRQPESPMTPSEPAPTPDEREGTGTSSPRRPAPRGGGGGGGRGEDGGDEDSPSVSSPAGQAEAWELASRLEEKRRAIESQKRRIEAIFTRHRQRLGKTAFLQLKREQGEGEGGEKGGGGGGGGGEVDSMSLEERLSRMEEELQREEEKEKDEDKETAKEEKEKEREGGEKATEEEVGSGSGKAPSGAAAPKLEKQVTFSVETRKGQESGAAPLSQYDDAVTKLSSALQALQKDMQKLTEQQQKLMGGAKKTTPTKTTPFRKTPPPSKAWVIPASPKGSASASASASVPRLSRESTRDMSPSSPSRSAHNHQALPSAAPKSPQATATGSASAGRKTPKSPSSTVPKSPSSTVPKSPSSSVPKSPRRQRAPARPSDLRFPPLARVLTTPQSVDTLPHLRRVSPSKCQVQTSSSLRFGGPQTPTPQTPTHKGPSHALKPEESTSESGSSDEHVAMFSLELDVGPPPAPPATITAAQALATANANASANASAIAIANANANASAIATGAAFPRPPGSVAGGSSVGGGSSSGAPSECSFDSDLMISGGLTDGEVEVETEGEGGGEGGGEDSEQLLEEALSSLQGPLGGGEETDQELGPEIFSSDSMSDQTESDTKGGVGFFFREEGLSEEEMAQRKAALLERQQRRAEEMRRRRQEQERENSRASSADELRLSQSLPTSSFFAPPPVQRSQATPPSTPQRRGDFTREEYERRHQLKIMSDLDKVLRQKPSTSKQQKQQQQKQQQQQHKQQQHKHRANKSQDNNAVITKSPAKKKTDSSSAGAMTNGPLSAVKPPSRSNSPAGRTMSPCRPANQNGDKDWENGSGASSPASLPEYTGPKLYREPSFKSNKFIINNALSRCCLAGKVNQTQKDKIIEEIEKSSANHFLILFRDSHCQFRAVYTAGGGGGASGNSGVGAGAGSNSGGGGESSEELVRLCGVGPRVISCADVEAIYKYSSDRKQFSAIPSKTMSMSVDAFTIPAHLWHTKKQSTPKKVATPK